AAAGCACCGGCGCGGCAACGTTGCTGATCAGCATCGACGCAAAGGCTGCCACGAACATGTTGGCAACCAAGACCGTCCGAGGCTGTGTGCCAGCCTTGCTGAGGATGAGTGTAGCCAGTCGCTTGTCAATCTTGCACTTTGACAGAGCCGCTGCCAAAGTGAAGCCACCGAGAAGGAGCATGATGACGGGAGTCCACATGGACGCGAAGATTGCCTCTGTCGCCTCTTTGGAACTGAGCCGCTTGTGGTGCTTACCAGGACCCTCATCGCGCACGACGCGCAGAACCACTGACAAGAACGGGATGAGGAGGGATGTCACGAAGAGCGGAATCGTCTGCAGCAAGTCAGATCAACGGTCCATCCATCGCAGCAAAAGCGGGCATGCTCACCTCTGTAGCCCAAAGCATGCTGACAAACACGAGCATGGCGAGGCAGTTTTGCTGCTCTGCCTTGTTCATCATGGGTACGAAGAGTATCGTGAAGAAGACAGCGACCGAGATCAAGAGTGTAAGCATAGATCcgctcgccagccaggcggGCAGCGACAGTCGGCCGAGAGGCGTCCGAATCTGCTTGACGGTCGGccccttgtcgtcgtcaccctGCAGTCTCTTTTGGACAGCGCTGGGgtcctggccgaggagggacTGGCCGAGTCGGGCAGCTTCGCCACGGCGCTCGATGCCGATGAGGTCACGCCAGACCGTGTTGCGCTCCCAGACGACGTGCTCACGGAGGTGAGAGCGGAGGTCTTTTCTGGCtagggcggcgtcgcctcccGTGACGACATCGGCGTACGCGTTCTCCATCTTGGCAATGTTCTCCTCGAGGACTTTCCTAGTCTCATCCTTGAACGGGTACGCTGTGTCAACGTAGTTGCGCATGTACTCGGCCTTCAGCTCCTTGTCCAGAATCTTGTCAAACTTCTTAAGGACCTTGCTGAAGCCCGTTTTATTCAGCTGGGCATACGACTTGAGCTCGCAGAGCTGGACATAGAGGCTGATGATTCGCTTCTTGAGCATGATGCCGGACGAGTACAGCCCCATGGCAAAGACGGACTGATCGCCATAGTCCTCGTACGTCGTGCTATACCGGCGCGTGGAGCGGCCGAGATCCGACGAGGCTGCGAGGTCTGTGTGATGGCCAATGTTGGCAACCGTCCGCCTCCTGCCCGTGCCGCTCCTTGCCTTTGTGAGCCctgtcgtctcgtcgtcgtcgctgtcttCCATCCCATACTCGTCGTCAGAGGCGGGCCCAATGGAGCTCGAGGGTCTGCGATGGCCATtgccgcgctggccctcAGAGGACAACCTATGCAGGGGCGCTACGCCATCAGTCGACGGGCGGTCGCCGACATCGCGAGTCAGCTGCGCGActtcgtcgagcagctcacCCTCCTTGGCAACGTAAAAGGAGCATATTTTTTCCAAttcgacgccgagggcccTGCTGAAGACctcctcgggctcctcgTTGAGGATGAGGGGTCGCGattcggcgtcgccggcggcgcggctctGATGTACCGACTTTTCGAGATGGTAGATGCTGTGCACGTGGTGTCGGTCAGCATCTGCGCAAAGACTGCGGAGATTGTGCGCGCGTCTGGTGTGGGGGGCACTCACAGTTTCTTGAGGTTGCTGTACGCAATGTAGTGGCTGCTCCAGTCCGGAACAGCATTGAACTGGACGCTGTGCGAGAACTTCAtctcgtcctgctcctccagccaGTGGAGTTTGTCCGCTCGCTtttctcggcgtcgtctctcgcgctcgtcggcggcttggCGCTCCTGTATGGCGCTGTAGTCGAAAAGCTCGTACGAGCCGGCGTCTTGTGGGTGGGCGAGGCTGGGGTCGCTCTCGCggtgggtgctgctgctccggacactccctcctcctcgcacACGATGCGCGCCAGTCGAGGTTCGGttgctgacgacggcgacgcttgGGGTGGGAGATTCTGCAACGGAGGAGGGATTCTCGAAGCCAGCCGGGGGCGGAattgtgggcggcgggctaTCGCATGGAAAAGAGACCAAGTTTCGAGGTCGATGGGGGGGAGGCGAGGTTGCGCGCAAGAAGATGGCGGCTTGTTGATTAAGTTTGATGGGCGAACCTGCTGCCAGAGCGAACTTGATCAGGTAAGGtcacggcctcgtcggccacggccatggagtggagtggaggggggaggtggtggcaGGCAAGCTTCGcttcgctgctgctgatgaggtgccaccatcgccgcatGGGCGGGAAGCCTAGCGGCGGACAGCGGGTTCCCACCTCACACTGACAGCCGTAGGGGAGGAGGGCTCCGGCTGAGCTAGGCTGCACTGGAGGGCACTGCGCGGGTGCGTGCGTCCCTGAGGTGGGtgttggggggaggggggaccTCCTGTAGGTACCCAGCGAATCATCGCCGCCCCATTCTTCGTCTGCGACCGCTCCCGACGGCCTCGTGCAGATGACACGGTGATACCACCCACCCACAACTCAATCCCAGCTCCCgtgacctcgacgacagcgagcACGTTCCGACTTCACTGGCAACCGAGTGTCCGCCGCACAACCACGAGGCTGCACCGGACAACATCTACGCCTTCAGGTCTCGACCGCCGTGCTCCCGATGGCGCCTTCATCTGTGCTACTTATGCGGCTGCTCTCGTGACACGGACGGGCGTCGTACGAGTACGACCCGAATGAGGTTGCATCGTCTGCTTCGCACACTTTGCCCTGGTGCCCAGACGGTTATGGCCGTACGACTTCTCGTTACGGAGGCTTCCTACAGGCATATGCACAAGGTGCTCAGCGATGACGGGATGATCATCGCCACATCATTGACAGTTGCCCGCCCACTCATCGTTACGGGGTCACCGTCACAAGCCAAGCCATGGCGCAATTTGAAGATGTGAAGATGCCGTGCCTGAAGCTTGGTGTCGCCAAAAAAACAGAAATGCTTTTCTTGCCCCTGTCTATATGCTATATGCTACCCAATCTATTAAAATATCGCTAATACAACACGGTGCCCCATGCGAGCCAGACCAGCTCTGCAGTTGCCTAGCCGTCAAGCATCTGCTGCAGAGCGTTGACCCTGTAGCTCTCGCTcctctcgacgagctcctcgtgGCGGCCCTTCTCCACCACCTTGCCGCCTTCGACCACGAATATCACGTCAGCCTTGCGCACCGTGTGCAACCGATGTGTGATGGCAATGACGGTGATgccgcgagccgcccgctcgaGGCCTTCCTGGAGAGCCTTCTCGCTCTCGGCATCCAGCGCGCTGGTgctctcgtcgaggagcaaCAGGCGAGGCTTTCGAACCAAAGCTCGTGCAATCGCAAGCCTTTGACGCTGCCCGCCTGACAACCGTGATCCATTAGGTCCACACTCTGTGTCGTATCCCATGGGCATCGCCATAATGGTCTCGTGCATGTTGGCCAGCTTGCATGCCTCCTCAATCTCGGCATCCGTTGCCTCGTGATGGGGCCTGGATCCGAGCCCGACGTTGAACTTGATGGTGCCGTCAAACAGGGCGCAATCCTGAGGCACGACGGCAATGTCATTGCGGAAGTCTGTGCCATCATGGGCGCAGATGTCGACCCCATTGATCTCAACCGTGCCTCGAGTAGGGTAGTACATGCGCTGCACGAGCGACATGATAGTGGACTTGCCCGCACCCGACGGCCCAACGAGGCCACAGAATTGCCCTGCCGGGATGGTGAACGACATGCCCTGCAGGATAGGCACGTCAGGTCTGGCAGGGTACGCAAAACCCACGTCTTTGAAGACGACCGTTGCGCCTCGGTTTCCCGAGCTGGATATTGGTGCTGCCTCTGCCACGGCCTCAACGTCGTCTCTCTTCTCGCTCTCACCACCCTCCTCGATCTTGGAATGCGACACATCCTGCGACGACGTCAGGTCCAAGAGGCTAAGAATTCGAGAACCAGCTTCTCGGGCCCGTGACACTTCCGGCGCCAGAGTAAACATGTTACCCCACAACTGCGCGCTCACAAGCATGGAGATAAGAATGACAAAGAACTGTGTAGGTGTGGCCTCTCCTTTGGTTATTCTTGTGGACCCCCACCAGTACGCGAATGCATAGATCATTGCGCCGCAGCTGTTTGAAATGGCGAGGAAAAGGTTGGCATGCGCACTCGCGAGCGTCATCTCCTTCTGTGGCGCCCTCAGAGCCCGGCGGTAGCTCTCCAGAATCTCCTGCTCCAGTGACAGTGAAGAGACAGTCTTGAAGGAGTTGACAGCTTCGACTGTGATCCCGATGGCGGTTGAAAATGCGCCCGCGTGCTTTCGTTCGAATCTCGACAGCGCACGTAGTTGCAGGATGCCGGAACCCAGGAGAATAGGCACCGTGACCAGGCAGACCACCGCTATTTTCCAGTTGAGAATATGGCACACtgtgatggcgatgacgaagTTGACAACGATGGAGAACATGGTACCCATGATGGAGCCGCTAAAGCCTCCGATGGCCGCGGTAtcggcggtgatgacggaTAGCAGCGTAGCTGGCGTCCGTCCGCCGGACTGGTGCCAGTCCAGCCCCTGTTCATACATTGAACGGAAGCAGAGCACGCGAAGGCGGTACAGCAGCTTCTCCGCCACGTAGCCAAAGGCTGACCAGCTGACGGAGTTTGCAATCAGCTCCACGCAGGCGAGCATGAAGTACAAGCCTCCAAAGAAGCGTCCTGCCCATCGAATGTGATCGGCCGTGTTGCAAGGGCTCAGACTGCCGACTGTGTTGCCAAAGATGAGACCTGATCCAGTGAAACTCGCACCAACAATGACACTGGCAAATATTGCAAAAACGATCCACAAGAGGTTGGGCCGGGCCATCTTGGCTAACTGTTTAATGATTTGACCAGTGGATTTGTGCGAGTCCAGCTCCTTGATGGCAGGTTCATTTGGCGTGCTCGGAGCATCTGGGTCTGCCGCAGCTTCGTTGGACTTTGTTTTTTCCGCCCTGAAAGCCTTCTCCTCCAGCAATGAATCCTTCTCGATGGCGTCCGAGTCCCCACGCGCGGTGCTCGCCATCGAGGGGGTATCGTCATTCTGCTTGGACTCAATGTTTTGCAAACGAACCATGCCAGCGTACGCGCCATTGAGGGCCATGAGCTGTATATGAGTCCCTTGCTCGACAATCTCACCGTTGTTCATGACAATGATATTGTCTGCATTTTTGATAGTCGAAAGCCGATGTGCAATGGCGATGAGTGTTCTATCCTTTGCGATGGACTCAATGGCCATCTGGATGCGATGTTCGCTGGCCGAGTCTAGAGAAGCGGTCGCCTCATCGAGAATGAGAATCTTGGGATCTCGAATCAGGGCACGCGCGAGTGCAAGTCGCTGCCTCTGGCCTCCACTGACGAGTTTGCCACCAGTTCCGACCTGGGTTCCATAGCCGTTGTCGAGTCTATCGACGAAGCCGGACgcatcggccagggcggcggcctcccgAACCAACTTAACCAGGTCTACCATATCCTGGCCCTTAGACTGGGCAGCCTCATCCAAGGACTTACCGGCTCTGACGCTCGTGGCAACATCTGCCAAGTCCGTGCCAAGAATAACGGATTGGAAGCGCTGGTGTGCCGGCCATGGAGAATTGAGCAAACCCAGAGCGATGTTTTCCAGGATGGAGCGATCCAACAGCGACGGTTCCTGTTGCACTAAGCTCATGAAGCTCCGGAGATTCTTCACATTCAGTGTGCGCAGGTCATGGCCGTCCAGATAAACCGTGCCCTCGGTTGGGTCGTAGATTCTACAAGTGAGACCGGCAACTGTCGATTTTCCACTTCCTGACAGTCCAACTAGGGCGGTGTGCTTTCCGGCAGGGCAAGTGAAGGACACCTTCTTAAGTACCGATTGGTCGGGTCGAGACACATAGGCGAAGGTGACGTCTTGGAAATTGACCGTTCCAGAGATCGAGGTTGGGAGTCTCTCTCCTGTGTCGGCCTGAGAGTCAATGGCAGACGgggcgtcgatgtcggcgcgGAGCTTCTTGAAGGATGCGGCGGCATTACCGAGAAGCGGCAGAAGAGGAGCAATGGACCCAAGAATCACACAGGCTACCGGAAACAGTCAGGTTGGCAGCCCACAAGCACACGCGGACAGAAAACCTACCATCGACAATAAGAAAGACAACAGTATACACCCGACCGACTGAGACGTAGTTGTCTCCCTTCTCAACGATGTCGGCAATTTGCCTGCTGCCTTGCCAAAATGCAAGTGCATTGGCTGAGTAGGCAATGAAGTAGATGGAtccggcctggacggcggccgtAATGGCCTTCCTTACGCCGTGCCCTTGGGCCTGCAACATTCGGGAGGCGAACTTTCCTTCGAGGCGGGGACCAGCGCCAAAAGCCTGGACGACAGCGATATGCGACAGTGTTTCCTGGGCAACGGAGGACGCAGATGCAATAGCATCCGACATGCGAGTCGCGAATTTCGTCGTGAAGGTACTGCCAAtgccggccatgatgaagAAGGCTGGAATCAGGCAAatgaggatggcggcgagggttgTGTCCCGGATGAATGCAACGACGTATGCGGATatgaagaaggaggagcagccgATGCAAATGCCGACCTTTTCGGATGTGCCAGATTGCACGGCTTGTATGTCGGCGTTGAGCCTCGAGGTCAGCTCTCCAGCCTGACGCTTGTCGTAGAAGGTGGCATCCTGTCGAAGAAGGGCTCGAAAGTATCGATCTCGGATGCGCGCTTCGAGGCGACGGCTAAAGAGACCCCAGGAGACGGCGTAGATGAAGATGGATCCTAGGCTGCTGATGGCGATGTAGACGATGAGCAGAACCTTTTTGTTGGTGTCGGACTGGATATCGCCAGTGGGCTGAGAGTTGTTGACCTCACAGGATGCCTTGTTGAGATTGTCGAGCAGGTCACCAAAGATGATGCCCATAATGGGGAAAGGAAcgccggagccggcggcggcaatggtgCCGACaacaaggaggaggatgtcGAACCATGTCGGATTGGCGTAGAAGAGCAGGCGGAAGTAGGTAAAGAAGTCGCCCCGGGGCTGCTTTGTGTTCAACGCGACGTGTAAGTCGATGATGGCACGCGTCGCGAATACTGGGGACCTGGTAGACAACTTACAGACTTGTCGTCTTTGGCCGGTGCACTCGActtgtcgttgccgtcgccaacaaCATTGACAGCGGTCGCCGATGTAGGCTCTGAAtgggcaagctgctgctcaacagtggcagcagcagcggcctcATTCCTGGCGGCAGCACCCATGGTTGCTCACCACCTCAGGCAGGAGCTGTCGTTAGGTCAGCTGGGTCGGCAGGTCACCAAGCCAGAGACGCATGATCCCAAGAAGTGAAGAGAGGCAGGAGCGGGCAAAGAAATGGCCTGTGAGTGGACTGTGTGTGACGCATGGGGAGACCGAcgggaccggggggggggggggcagctTTCGGCCGATGAGCTAGATGGGATGCAGGAgcggtgggcaggcgggcggggtgCCTGCCATTTGGTGCTTTGTGCAGAGGAAAGGAAGGAGCAGTTTGCGTTTGTGGACAAGACTGGAGGGATCTGCAAGGGAAGGAAACAACTCACGGCACAGCGGCAGAGCCGGTTGAGAGTGGCAATGAAAGGCCCAAGATAACGATACCGCACAGTTTAGTAGTATCTACACCGAAtcactactaggtacctttGCTGTTGAGGGCTGAGAAGGTCATGGTCACACGGCTCAACTCGACGAAAGCGTCTTGCCCGCCGTCACAGTTGCGACGTGGACGATGGGCATCATAGCTCCAGCAGGAAGAGCGGCAGCACATGCCGAAGATTCCAccgcctgcgcccgcgcgcgcgaacTCTGCCGCCCAAGATGCGATACAGCATCATGCCCTACCCCCTGCCCTGACCCGTGCCCGTGCAACGAACGGCGTGCCGGCGGGCCAGCGTCGGACAAACGGGAACGACATACAAAAACAGTACCATGCAtgggggggcggcgacgggcacaGGCCCGTTCTCCCCGTGAAGAAGAATACAGAGTGGGGCATCAGGAGAAAGAAAgcgagagagaaaaaaatCAGATTAGATGAGATGTGCAGATGCCCAGGGAGGCTTATCGAGGGCAAGGTACCGGCGAGTCTCGCCTTGTACCGGCCGCGTCCCGCCACGCAGCAAGCcgcacccccctcccctgtcTGCAGGTGGCGGGCTAGCTTCTGGTGTTGTTTGTCGGTCGCAGGTACCAGTACTttccccgacgacggcgtgtctggctggctcgaggggcggcgccgtcccggAGACCGGGGCTTGGCGGAGGTGGGGCACTCGGATCAGATAATTTCTCTCGGCGGTTTCaagctgcgctgcgctgcgctgctaGTGGTAGTCATCCGGCGCGTCCCTTGTCCCTCCGAGGAGTgctcgcggcgccgctcctcccCGAGCGGCGACCGACACGAGCGAGCGCAAGTTTCTCGCCAGCGGGTACGGTTGTGATGAGGGCCTGATTAGGAACCACGCAGATGGGGACTCTGCAAATATGGACCGGGTTCCTCAGGTATTGATCTCATTGTGCCGCTTTCCGacccccttcctccccgcccgcccagggAGCGCAGCGCGAACCATCGCCGA
Above is a genomic segment from Purpureocillium takamizusanense chromosome 2, complete sequence containing:
- the PHO91 gene encoding low-affinity phosphate transporter (EggNog:ENOG503NVM5~COG:P~antiSMASH:Cluster_2.6~TransMembrane:12 (o366-389i401-428o455-478i503-530o546-565i585-608o628-646i653-675o681-700i721-754o766-788i809-832o)); the protein is MKFSHSVQFNAVPDWSSHYIAYSNLKKLIYHLEKSVHQSRAAGDAESRPLILNEEPEEVFSRALGVELEKICSFYVAKEGELLDEVAQLTRDVGDRPSTDGVAPLHRLSSEGQRGNGHRRPSSSIGPASDDEYGMEDSDDDETTGLTKARSGTGRRRTVANIGHHTDLAASSDLGRSTRRYSTTYEDYGDQSVFAMGLYSSGIMLKKRIISLYVQLCELKSYAQLNKTGFSKVLKKFDKILDKELKAEYMRNYVDTAYPFKDETRKVLEENIAKMENAYADVVTGGDAALARKDLRSHLREHVVWERNTVWRDLIGIERRGEAARLGQSLLGQDPSAVQKRLQGDDDKGPTVKQIRTPLGRLSLPAWLASGSMLTLLISVAVFFTILFVPMMNKAEQQNCLAMLVFVSMLWATETIPLFVTSLLIPFLSVVLRVVRDEGPGKHHKRLSSKEATEAIFASMWTPVIMLLLGGFTLAAALSKCKIDKRLATLILSKAGTQPRTVLVANMFVAAFASMLISNVAAPVLCYSIIEPMLRTLPSDSDMSKAVIIGIALASNIGGMLSPIASPQNVVAMGIMKPEPTWLQWFFIVIPVGVVSIISIWILLLVTFQPGKGTSIAPIRPLKEKFTGIQWFVTIVAITTIALWCGSHQMEGIFGDMGVIAIIPIVLFFGIGILTKEDFNNFPWTIIILAAGGLSLGKAVRSSGLLHTLAELVSREVEGMGLYGVLVVFSTLILVIATFISHTVAALIFLPLVFDVGVAMDQPHPNLLVMGGVLMCSAAMGLPTSGFPNMTAIMKEDAAGQRYLRVKHFISRGVPSSIITLVVVLTLGYGIMEVAGLD
- a CDS encoding uncharacterized protein (EggNog:ENOG503NX6D~COG:Q~TransMembrane:12 (i68-95o128-150i201-220o226-246i303-328o348-373i774-797o824-847i889-915o921-942i1004-1026o1038-1058i)~antiSMASH:Cluster_2.6~SMCOG1288:ABC transporter related protein) gives rise to the protein MGAAARNEAAAAATVEQQLAHSEPTSATAVNVVGDGNDKSSAPAKDDKSPRGDFFTYFRLLFYANPTWFDILLLVVGTIAAAGSGVPFPIMGIIFGDLLDNLNKASCEVNNSQPTGDIQSDTNKKVLLIVYIAISSLGSIFIYAVSWGLFSRRLEARIRDRYFRALLRQDATFYDKRQAGELTSRLNADIQAVQSGTSEKVGICIGCSSFFISAYVVAFIRDTTLAAILICLIPAFFIMAGIGSTFTTKFATRMSDAIASASSVAQETLSHIAVVQAFGAGPRLEGKFASRMLQAQGHGVRKAITAAVQAGSIYFIAYSANALAFWQGSRQIADIVEKGDNYVSVGRVYTVVFLIVDACVILGSIAPLLPLLGNAAASFKKLRADIDAPSAIDSQADTGERLPTSISGTVNFQDVTFAYVSRPDQSVLKKVSFTCPAGKHTALVGLSGSGKSTVAGLTCRIYDPTEGTVYLDGHDLRTLNVKNLRSFMSLVQQEPSLLDRSILENIALGLLNSPWPAHQRFQSVILGTDLADVATSVRAGKSLDEAAQSKGQDMVDLVKLVREAAALADASGFVDRLDNGYGTQVGTGGKLVSGGQRQRLALARALIRDPKILILDEATASLDSASEHRIQMAIESIAKDRTLIAIAHRLSTIKNADNIIVMNNGEIVEQGTHIQLMALNGAYAGMVRLQNIESKQNDDTPSMASTARGDSDAIEKDSLLEEKAFRAEKTKSNEAAADPDAPSTPNEPAIKELDSHKSTGQIIKQLAKMARPNLLWIVFAIFASVIVGASFTGSGLIFGNTVGSLSPCNTADHIRWAGRFFGGLYFMLACVELIANSVSWSAFGYVAEKLLYRLRVLCFRSMYEQGLDWHQSGGRTPATLLSVITADTAAIGGFSGSIMGTMFSIVVNFVIAITVCHILNWKIAVVCLVTVPILLGSGILQLRALSRFERKHAGAFSTAIGITVEAVNSFKTVSSLSLEQEILESYRRALRAPQKEMTLASAHANLFLAISNSCGAMIYAFAYWWGSTRITKGEATPTQFFVILISMLVSAQLWGNMFTLAPEVSRAREAGSRILSLLDLTSSQDVSHSKIEEGGESEKRDDVEAVAEAAPISSSGNRGATVVFKDVGFAYPARPDVPILQGMSFTIPAGQFCGLVGPSGAGKSTIMSLVQRMYYPTRGTVEINGVDICAHDGTDFRNDIAVVPQDCALFDGTIKFNVGLGSRPHHEATDAEIEEACKLANMHETIMAMPMGYDTECGPNGSRLSGGQRQRLAIARALVRKPRLLLLDESTSALDAESEKALQEGLERAARGITVIAITHRLHTVRKADVIFVVEGGKVVEKGRHEELVERSESYRVNALQQMLDG
- a CDS encoding uncharacterized protein (EggNog:ENOG503NX6D~COG:Q~antiSMASH:Cluster_2.6~SMCOG1288:ABC transporter related protein~TransMembrane:11 (o38-60i111-130o136-156i213-238o258-283i684-707o734-757i799-825o831-852i914-936o948-968i)), which codes for MGIIFGDLLDNLNKASCEVNNSQPTGDIQSDTNKKVLLIVYIAISSLGSIFIYAVSWGLFSRRLEARIRDRYFRALLRQDATFYDKRQAGELTSRLNADIQAVQSGTSEKVGICIGCSSFFISAYVVAFIRDTTLAAILICLIPAFFIMAGIGSTFTTKFATRMSDAIASASSVAQETLSHIAVVQAFGAGPRLEGKFASRMLQAQGHGVRKAITAAVQAGSIYFIAYSANALAFWQGSRQIADIVEKGDNYVSVGRVYTVVFLIVDACVILGSIAPLLPLLGNAAASFKKLRADIDAPSAIDSQADTGERLPTSISGTVNFQDVTFAYVSRPDQSVLKKVSFTCPAGKHTALVGLSGSGKSTVAGLTCRIYDPTEGTVYLDGHDLRTLNVKNLRSFMSLVQQEPSLLDRSILENIALGLLNSPWPAHQRFQSVILGTDLADVATSVRAGKSLDEAAQSKGQDMVDLVKLVREAAALADASGFVDRLDNGYGTQVGTGGKLVSGGQRQRLALARALIRDPKILILDEATASLDSASEHRIQMAIESIAKDRTLIAIAHRLSTIKNADNIIVMNNGEIVEQGTHIQLMALNGAYAGMVRLQNIESKQNDDTPSMASTARGDSDAIEKDSLLEEKAFRAEKTKSNEAAADPDAPSTPNEPAIKELDSHKSTGQIIKQLAKMARPNLLWIVFAIFASVIVGASFTGSGLIFGNTVGSLSPCNTADHIRWAGRFFGGLYFMLACVELIANSVSWSAFGYVAEKLLYRLRVLCFRSMYEQGLDWHQSGGRTPATLLSVITADTAAIGGFSGSIMGTMFSIVVNFVIAITVCHILNWKIAVVCLVTVPILLGSGILQLRALSRFERKHAGAFSTAIGITVEAVNSFKTVSSLSLEQEILESYRRALRAPQKEMTLASAHANLFLAISNSCGAMIYAFAYWWGSTRITKGEATPTQFFVILISMLVSAQLWGNMFTLAPEVSRAREAGSRILSLLDLTSSQDVSHSKIEEGGESEKRDDVEAVAEAAPISSSGNRGATVVFKDVGFAYPARPDVPILQGMSFTIPAGQFCGLVGPSGAGKSTIMSLVQRMYYPTRGTVEINGVDICAHDGTDFRNDIAVVPQDCALFDGTIKFNVGLGSRPHHEATDAEIEEACKLANMHETIMAMPMGYDTECGPNGSRLSGGQRQRLAIARALVRKPRLLLLDESTSALDAESEKALQEGLERAARGITVIAITHRLHTVRKADVIFVVEGGKVVEKGRHEELVERSESYRVNALQQMLDG